One part of the Polycyclovorans algicola TG408 genome encodes these proteins:
- a CDS encoding redoxin domain-containing protein: MKLTALLMTSALTIGSSAAWAAPTIGQPAPDATLRDTTGTVHQISDFQGKTVVLEWTNHDCPFVKKHYESDNMQSLQRKAAENEVVWLTVISSAPGKQGHVTPEKADELTESRNAAPSAVTLDEDGSAGKMYDARTTPHMYVINPEGALVYAGGIDSIPSADPADIAKAVPHLDLAMVATAAGKEVPVASSRPYGCSIKYAD, translated from the coding sequence GTGAAATTGACTGCCTTACTGATGACCTCCGCCCTGACCATCGGCAGCAGTGCTGCCTGGGCGGCCCCGACCATCGGCCAGCCCGCCCCCGATGCAACGCTGCGCGACACCACCGGGACCGTGCACCAGATCAGCGACTTTCAGGGCAAGACCGTGGTGTTGGAATGGACCAACCACGACTGTCCGTTCGTCAAGAAGCATTACGAGAGCGACAACATGCAGAGCCTGCAGCGCAAGGCGGCCGAGAACGAGGTGGTGTGGCTGACGGTCATCTCGTCTGCTCCCGGCAAGCAGGGTCACGTAACGCCTGAAAAGGCAGACGAACTCACCGAAAGCCGCAACGCCGCACCTTCGGCGGTCACGCTCGACGAGGACGGCAGCGCCGGCAAAATGTATGACGCCCGGACCACCCCGCACATGTACGTCATCAACCCCGAGGGCGCGCTGGTTTACGCCGGCGGCATCGACAGCATTCCCAGCGCTGACCCCGCCGACATTGCCAAGGCGGTGCCGCACCTTGACCTGGCCATGGTCGCGACTGCCGCCGGAAAAGAAGTGCCGGTGGCCAGCAGCCGGCCTTACGGTTGCTCAATCAAATACGCGGACTGA
- a CDS encoding LysR family transcriptional regulator, with protein sequence MTHPRLPSLNLIRVFETAARRMSFKGAAEELFVSPPAVSHQIKALEDSLGVTLFRRENRKITLTAEGKRYYLHVKRGLDLIDSATLAVRKEKKKRRFLVNTLPNIASLLLFPNIHHFQARFPELNIQIDSDVARIDFDTSEVMVAIRHECGNEPGLTYHPLVRIALTPICSRRYLEQHPGLRKADFTGCRLIKISGDTYQWPRWRAEWDARSDVSDELVVSTVQASIEAVKNDVGVAMGYLPTAYQFMHRDDDLVLPVPKKVTRHGECFLTYRNEDAGDEVIKTFHDWVVGVIADEWTNKKI encoded by the coding sequence ATGACTCACCCGCGCCTCCCCTCTCTGAATCTGATCAGGGTCTTCGAAACCGCAGCCCGTCGCATGAGCTTCAAGGGCGCCGCCGAGGAATTGTTCGTGTCGCCGCCGGCCGTCAGCCACCAAATCAAGGCCCTTGAAGACAGCCTTGGGGTGACGCTGTTCAGGCGGGAAAATCGAAAAATAACGCTGACCGCCGAGGGCAAACGCTACTACCTGCACGTCAAACGCGGGCTGGACCTGATCGACAGCGCGACCCTGGCCGTGCGCAAAGAAAAGAAGAAGCGGCGGTTCTTGGTCAACACCCTGCCCAATATCGCCAGCCTGCTGTTGTTTCCCAACATTCACCACTTTCAGGCCCGATTTCCTGAACTGAACATTCAGATCGACTCCGACGTTGCCCGCATTGATTTCGACACATCCGAGGTCATGGTCGCCATCCGCCACGAGTGCGGCAACGAACCGGGGCTGACCTACCACCCGCTGGTGCGGATTGCCCTGACGCCCATCTGCAGCCGCCGCTACCTTGAACAGCACCCCGGCCTGCGAAAGGCCGACTTCACCGGGTGCCGACTCATCAAGATCTCCGGAGACACCTATCAATGGCCGCGTTGGCGAGCGGAATGGGACGCGCGGTCGGACGTGTCGGATGAGCTGGTGGTCAGCACCGTGCAGGCCAGTATCGAAGCCGTGAAGAACGATGTCGGCGTGGCCATGGGCTATCTGCCAACGGCATATCAGTTCATGCACCGCGACGACGACCTGGTGTTGCCCGTGCCCAAAAAGGTCACCCGGCACGGCGAGTGTTTTCTGACTTACCGCAACGAAGATGCCGGAGACGAGGTCATCAAAACATTCCACGACTGGGTCGTCGGGGTCATTGCGGACGAATGGACAAATAAGAAAATCTAA
- a CDS encoding protein-disulfide reductase DsbD family protein, which translates to MGWVALGLLMASAVGAQQAVDAPHVRAELLLEDRGLASDGRQWAGVLLSPEKGWHVYWQNPGDSGLATRIEWTLPGAISAGEIRWPYPHAEALGPLTNYGYSDPTLHLVPLTTRGLAGDTANLSAKVNWLVCSDVCIPGSATLSLDAPVSADVERDADSAEVFSEARAQLPQDWPGEAPLHAVSGNSFSLAIPGPWTAADRVEYFPIPNDLVDHAQPQRIVIDDGVLRLSQSLSAFHGGVGDTVDGVVVVRTDDAPTQAFSLRSTAGEVAPVSASTTPANEAAPEVKSPNAPGLAWVLLLAFAGGLILNLMPCVFPVLSLKAMAVIRSRDQSARHRQVHALAYTAGVIVSCVGIAALLLGLRAGGAAIGWGFQLQSPVVVGALAYVMFTLGLSLSGLFALGGRWTGMGQNLTQANGATGSFFTGVLAVVVASPCTAPFMGTALGFALVQDPLTAAAVFAALGLGLASPFLLIGFVPAAARLLPKPGAWMESFKQFMAFPLYLTAVWLVWVAGQQAGPGVMALLLGGIVLIAMAVWALSRPGKAWRGVTVVAAVLALAVLVQPALRAPPPQAATAAQGESVYSDARFDALRAEGKTVFVNFTADWCITCKVNERTTLSRDHVQQAFRDHDVTYLKGDWTRSDPAITRVLERYQRSGVPLYLVSVKGSTPQVLPQTLTPDIVISAVSAPPAAP; encoded by the coding sequence ATGGGATGGGTCGCCCTCGGCCTGCTGATGGCGAGCGCGGTGGGCGCACAACAGGCTGTCGATGCGCCGCACGTGCGCGCCGAGCTGTTGCTCGAGGATCGCGGGCTCGCCTCCGACGGCAGGCAATGGGCGGGCGTGCTGCTGAGCCCGGAAAAAGGTTGGCACGTGTATTGGCAGAACCCGGGTGATTCCGGGCTGGCAACGCGCATCGAGTGGACGTTGCCCGGCGCCATCAGCGCCGGTGAGATTCGCTGGCCCTATCCGCACGCCGAAGCACTGGGCCCGCTCACCAATTACGGCTACAGCGATCCGACCCTGCATCTGGTGCCGCTGACCACCCGAGGCCTGGCCGGTGACACGGCAAACCTGAGTGCCAAGGTCAACTGGCTGGTCTGCTCGGATGTCTGCATTCCCGGCAGTGCAACGCTGAGCCTTGATGCGCCGGTGTCCGCTGATGTCGAGCGCGATGCCGACAGCGCCGAGGTGTTCAGCGAGGCCCGCGCGCAGTTGCCGCAGGACTGGCCGGGTGAGGCGCCGTTGCATGCCGTGAGCGGCAACAGCTTCAGCCTCGCCATCCCCGGTCCGTGGACGGCGGCGGACCGCGTCGAATATTTCCCGATTCCCAACGATCTCGTCGACCATGCGCAGCCGCAGCGCATCGTGATCGACGACGGCGTGCTACGCCTCAGCCAAAGTCTCAGCGCGTTTCACGGCGGCGTTGGCGACACGGTCGATGGCGTCGTCGTGGTGCGGACTGACGATGCGCCGACGCAGGCCTTCAGTCTGCGCAGCACGGCGGGCGAGGTGGCGCCGGTTTCGGCCAGCACGACCCCGGCCAACGAAGCCGCGCCGGAGGTGAAATCGCCCAATGCACCCGGACTGGCGTGGGTGCTGCTGCTGGCCTTCGCCGGCGGCTTGATTCTCAACCTGATGCCATGCGTCTTCCCGGTGCTGTCGCTCAAGGCGATGGCGGTGATCCGCAGCCGCGACCAGTCGGCGCGTCACCGGCAGGTGCACGCGCTGGCGTACACGGCGGGCGTAATTGTCAGTTGTGTCGGCATCGCCGCCCTGTTGCTCGGCCTGCGCGCCGGTGGTGCGGCGATCGGTTGGGGCTTTCAGTTGCAGTCGCCCGTGGTGGTGGGCGCGCTGGCCTACGTGATGTTCACGCTGGGCCTGTCGCTGTCAGGCCTGTTTGCGCTGGGCGGCCGCTGGACCGGTATGGGGCAAAACCTGACCCAGGCCAATGGCGCAACCGGGTCATTCTTTACCGGCGTGTTGGCGGTGGTGGTCGCCAGCCCCTGCACCGCGCCGTTCATGGGCACGGCGCTGGGCTTTGCGCTGGTGCAGGATCCGCTGACGGCAGCCGCCGTGTTCGCCGCGCTGGGGTTGGGGCTGGCCAGCCCATTCCTGTTGATCGGCTTTGTGCCGGCCGCCGCACGCCTGTTGCCGAAGCCGGGCGCGTGGATGGAATCCTTCAAGCAGTTCATGGCCTTTCCGCTGTATCTCACCGCCGTGTGGCTGGTGTGGGTGGCCGGTCAGCAAGCCGGCCCCGGCGTGATGGCGCTGCTGCTGGGCGGCATCGTGCTCATCGCCATGGCGGTATGGGCACTGTCGCGCCCCGGCAAGGCGTGGCGGGGGGTGACCGTGGTGGCCGCCGTGCTGGCACTGGCGGTGCTGGTGCAACCGGCACTGCGCGCGCCGCCCCCGCAAGCCGCCACGGCTGCGCAAGGTGAGTCGGTCTACAGCGACGCGCGCTTCGACGCGCTGCGCGCGGAGGGCAAGACCGTGTTCGTCAACTTCACCGCCGACTGGTGCATCACCTGCAAGGTCAACGAGCGCACCACGCTGAGCCGCGACCACGTGCAGCAGGCGTTCCGCGATCATGACGTGACCTATCTGAAAGGTGACTGGACGCGCAGTGATCCGGCCATCACCCGCGTGCTTGAGCGCTACCAGCGTTCAGGCGTGCCGCTTTATCTCGTTTCCGTAAAGGGCAGCACCCCGCAGGTGTTGCCGCAAACCTTGACGCCCGACATCGTGATCAGCGCGGTGTCGGCTCCGCCCGCAGCACCCTGA
- a CDS encoding DUF1499 domain-containing protein, with the protein MNNISPWRGRVITLACVGLAGCALGQAQLRPEGGAMADCVDGPHCVSSQATDPNRHVEPLRYAGSQAAAEQALLAELQALPRAEVITHDAGYIHAEVTSSIMGYVDDVEFVFLPEQRIDVRSSSRIGYYDFNVNRKRVERLRDGFNARMNP; encoded by the coding sequence ATGAACAACATTTCCCCTTGGCGTGGACGCGTCATCACCCTGGCCTGTGTCGGCTTGGCCGGGTGCGCGCTGGGGCAAGCGCAATTAAGACCCGAGGGCGGCGCCATGGCCGATTGCGTGGACGGGCCGCACTGTGTGTCGAGTCAAGCCACCGATCCGAATCGTCATGTGGAACCGCTGCGCTACGCCGGCAGCCAGGCTGCCGCCGAGCAGGCGCTGCTGGCCGAGTTGCAAGCGCTGCCGCGCGCCGAGGTGATCACCCATGACGCCGGCTACATCCACGCCGAAGTAACCTCGTCGATCATGGGATATGTCGACGATGTGGAGTTCGTGTTCTTGCCCGAACAACGCATCGACGTGCGTTCATCCAGCCGAATTGGGTATTACGACTTCAACGTCAACCGCAAGCGCGTCGAGCGGTTGCGGGACGGCTTCAACGCGAGGATGAATCCATGA
- a CDS encoding epoxide hydrolase family protein encodes MSTNALINPFRVEVPQAELDDLKQRLARTRWPERETVKDWSQGVPLASAQALVKYWSEQYDWRRCEAALNRYEQWTTEIDGVSIHFLHVRSKHENAQPMLLTHGWPGAVLEFMSVIEPMTDPTAHGGTAEDAFHLVIPALPGFGFSGKPTEHGWSVQKIAQAWTELMARLGYTQYVAQGGDWGAAVTTALGAMQPAGLRSIHVNFPLVMPQDPGTDLSPAEVGMLTSMQEYVEWDSGYSHQQSTKPQTLGYGLADSPVGQAMWIFEKFHRWTDNDGDPLSALSYDQMLDIITLYWLTNSAASSGRLYWESYKAGFFAVPLALPVGCSIFPKELYRAPRSFAERCMSQIVYWGEVDKGGHFAALEQPALFVNEVRNWARCVPD; translated from the coding sequence ATGTCGACCAACGCGCTAATCAACCCTTTTCGTGTCGAAGTGCCGCAAGCCGAGCTTGATGATTTGAAACAACGCTTGGCGCGCACCCGCTGGCCCGAGCGCGAGACCGTGAAGGACTGGAGTCAGGGTGTGCCGCTGGCCTCGGCCCAGGCGTTGGTGAAGTACTGGTCTGAACAATATGACTGGCGTCGCTGCGAAGCCGCGCTCAACCGTTACGAGCAGTGGACGACCGAGATTGACGGCGTGTCCATCCACTTTCTGCACGTGCGTTCCAAGCACGAGAACGCGCAGCCGATGTTGCTCACGCATGGCTGGCCGGGTGCGGTGTTGGAGTTTATGAGTGTCATCGAGCCGATGACCGACCCCACCGCACACGGCGGCACGGCCGAGGACGCCTTTCATCTGGTGATTCCGGCACTGCCGGGCTTCGGCTTTTCCGGCAAACCCACGGAGCACGGCTGGTCGGTGCAGAAAATCGCGCAGGCCTGGACCGAGCTGATGGCCCGCCTGGGCTACACGCAATACGTGGCGCAAGGCGGTGACTGGGGCGCAGCGGTGACCACCGCACTGGGCGCCATGCAGCCCGCAGGCCTGCGCAGCATCCACGTCAACTTTCCGTTGGTGATGCCGCAAGACCCCGGCACCGACCTGTCGCCCGCCGAAGTGGGCATGCTGACCTCGATGCAGGAATACGTTGAATGGGACTCGGGCTACTCGCACCAGCAGTCCACCAAGCCGCAGACCCTGGGCTACGGACTGGCCGACTCGCCGGTGGGTCAGGCGATGTGGATCTTCGAGAAATTTCACCGCTGGACCGACAACGACGGTGACCCGCTAAGTGCCCTGAGTTACGACCAGATGCTCGACATCATCACCCTGTACTGGCTGACCAACAGCGCCGCTTCATCGGGGCGCCTTTACTGGGAAAGCTACAAGGCCGGATTTTTCGCCGTGCCCTTGGCGCTGCCAGTGGGCTGCAGCATTTTCCCGAAAGAGTTGTACCGCGCACCGCGCAGTTTTGCCGAGCGCTGCATGTCGCAGATCGTCTACTGGGGCGAAGTCGACAAGGGCGGGCACTTTGCCGCTTTGGAACAACCCGCCCTGTTCGTCAACGAGGTGCGGAACTGGGCGCGCTGCGTTCCGGATTGA
- a CDS encoding S8 family serine peptidase, whose translation MQRYGRGGCRAVTFGLTASLLLAACGGSGSGNRNNAEPEPEPTPVPQGLSISGRMLVPDIAVVDSDTADTDREQISNDAVPQVIEGSRATVSGFVRFTEDLDDPQADLFDNYLVTLEPGQVVNLFIAGDGQDNDLDLFLYEEDAEIGDFASVSVALGKFETVIAPEDAQGPQQYRVQVFAFSGSSNYVLTTGPDTVGFVEPTPLAAGQDLAFVPGQLIVQMKDAPADGIAAKAQARSLGANSLASVPGGPQLLDVSVRPKSASHAALTGASNSDKALALATLYDLKTLQRNPDVEYAQLNRIMRPLRVPDDPLFAQQAWHYNLINLPQAWDLTQGSEDVLVAVLDSGILTEHPDLAPNLDPNDPDGYDFIQNPVLAGDDDGPDGDASDPFAPSHGTHVAGTISAATNNGVGVAGVGWNTRIMPIRVIGPGFDVATLFDVFNGLLYAAGLPNSSGALPARAADIANLSLGLASDLTSIGADLQPDRQGRTLSPSFFEIDILHRVREAGLIVIAAAGNNGDRYAFFPASYDGVISVGAVDPASTRSAYSTFNSAVDVSAPGGGTLGTPEDQVISTDSQARDDGSLSAVYQGKVGTSMAAPHVAGVVALMKAVHPGLTPEMLDQVLASGAITRDLGAPGKDWEYGHGLIDAHLAVMEAQRLADGGVPGPALQTPNLAVVFPYPQSIDGNDFERGPRPTLLFAPGFRQTSEDGEITDATIGFTVVNGGTGTLGEVSVSSDVPWATISLMDTDGDGITRGSVSLSESDFVTGGGDPELGEVFAITVQAGDDVVETLVSVIGTTPTEVEDETSPADLGQLRMRLLDSTQQTVREILVSPNPEGFYDFAFDDLAPGEYGLLAGTDNDGDGRLCDAGEACAVFPLPDSPGVINVRDRSQRDLLFRLGFNASVSAD comes from the coding sequence ATGCAGAGATACGGGCGCGGCGGCTGTCGTGCAGTGACATTCGGCCTTACCGCCAGCCTGCTGCTCGCCGCCTGCGGCGGCAGCGGCAGCGGCAACCGCAACAACGCGGAGCCGGAGCCCGAACCCACGCCCGTCCCGCAGGGCTTGAGCATCAGCGGGCGGATGCTGGTGCCGGACATCGCGGTGGTGGATTCCGACACCGCCGACACCGACCGGGAACAAATATCGAACGACGCCGTACCGCAAGTGATCGAGGGATCGCGGGCCACGGTCAGCGGCTTCGTTCGATTCACCGAGGACTTGGACGATCCGCAAGCCGATCTGTTCGACAACTATCTGGTAACTCTGGAGCCGGGCCAGGTGGTGAACCTGTTCATCGCCGGCGACGGGCAGGACAACGACCTGGATCTGTTCCTCTACGAAGAAGATGCCGAAATCGGTGACTTCGCGAGCGTCTCGGTCGCGCTCGGCAAGTTCGAGACGGTGATTGCGCCCGAGGATGCCCAAGGCCCCCAGCAGTACCGCGTGCAGGTCTTCGCCTTTTCCGGCAGCTCCAATTACGTACTGACCACTGGGCCCGACACAGTCGGTTTCGTCGAACCCACCCCGCTTGCGGCGGGCCAGGACCTCGCCTTTGTTCCTGGCCAGCTCATCGTGCAGATGAAAGACGCTCCGGCCGACGGCATCGCGGCAAAGGCCCAGGCCAGGTCGCTGGGCGCCAACAGCCTGGCCAGCGTCCCGGGCGGGCCGCAGCTGCTCGACGTCTCGGTGCGGCCCAAGTCGGCCAGCCACGCCGCGCTCACCGGCGCCAGCAACAGCGACAAAGCCCTGGCGCTGGCCACCCTCTACGACCTCAAGACCCTGCAGCGCAACCCGGACGTGGAATACGCGCAGCTCAACCGCATCATGCGCCCGCTGCGGGTGCCCGACGATCCGCTGTTCGCGCAGCAGGCCTGGCACTACAACCTGATCAACCTGCCGCAGGCCTGGGACCTCACCCAGGGCTCCGAAGACGTGCTCGTGGCGGTGCTCGACAGTGGCATTCTGACCGAGCATCCAGACCTGGCGCCCAACCTCGACCCCAATGATCCGGACGGCTACGACTTCATCCAGAACCCGGTCCTTGCCGGCGACGATGACGGGCCGGACGGCGACGCCAGCGACCCCTTCGCGCCCTCGCACGGCACCCACGTGGCCGGCACCATCAGCGCGGCCACCAATAACGGCGTCGGCGTTGCCGGCGTGGGCTGGAACACCCGCATCATGCCGATCCGCGTCATTGGTCCCGGCTTCGACGTCGCCACCCTTTTCGATGTCTTCAACGGGCTGCTCTACGCCGCCGGGCTACCCAACAGCAGTGGCGCGCTGCCGGCCCGCGCCGCCGACATCGCCAACCTCAGCCTGGGCTTGGCCTCTGACCTGACCAGCATCGGCGCCGACCTGCAACCGGATCGTCAGGGCCGCACGCTGTCGCCCTCGTTCTTCGAGATCGACATCCTGCACCGGGTGCGTGAGGCCGGCCTGATCGTGATCGCCGCCGCCGGCAACAATGGTGATCGCTACGCTTTTTTCCCCGCTTCCTACGACGGCGTGATCTCGGTGGGCGCGGTCGACCCGGCGTCGACGCGTTCGGCCTATTCGACCTTCAACAGCGCGGTGGACGTCAGTGCGCCCGGCGGCGGCACCCTCGGCACGCCCGAGGATCAGGTCATCAGCACCGATTCCCAGGCGCGTGATGACGGATCGCTGTCGGCGGTGTATCAAGGCAAAGTGGGCACCTCCATGGCCGCGCCGCACGTCGCGGGGGTGGTGGCGCTGATGAAGGCGGTTCATCCCGGGCTGACGCCGGAGATGCTCGACCAGGTGCTGGCCAGCGGCGCGATCACCCGCGATCTCGGTGCGCCGGGCAAGGACTGGGAATACGGCCACGGCCTGATCGACGCCCACCTGGCGGTGATGGAAGCCCAGCGCCTGGCCGACGGTGGTGTGCCGGGCCCGGCGCTGCAGACGCCGAACCTTGCGGTGGTCTTCCCCTATCCTCAGAGCATTGATGGGAACGATTTCGAACGGGGACCGCGGCCGACGTTGCTGTTTGCACCGGGATTCAGGCAAACATCCGAGGATGGTGAGATAACCGACGCGACGATCGGATTCACGGTTGTCAACGGCGGCACCGGAACACTGGGCGAGGTCAGCGTTTCCAGCGACGTGCCATGGGCCACGATCTCGCTGATGGACACAGATGGCGATGGGATCACCCGCGGTTCGGTTTCGCTGTCGGAGTCCGACTTTGTTACGGGCGGGGGCGATCCCGAACTGGGCGAAGTCTTCGCGATCACGGTCCAGGCGGGCGACGATGTGGTGGAGACGCTGGTCTCGGTTATAGGCACCACGCCGACCGAAGTCGAAGACGAGACCAGTCCGGCTGACCTCGGCCAACTGCGGATGCGCCTGCTCGACAGCACGCAGCAAACCGTGAGGGAGATCCTGGTTTCGCCAAACCCGGAAGGCTTTTACGACTTCGCGTTTGACGATCTGGCGCCGGGCGAGTACGGCCTGCTCGCCGGCACCGACAATGATGGAGACGGCCGCCTGTGCGACGCCGGAGAGGCCTGCGCGGTGTTCCCGCTGCCGGACTCGCCGGGGGTGATCAACGTGCGCGACCGCTCGCAGCGGGACCTGCTGTTCCGGCTTGGCTTCAACGCCTCGGTGTCGGCTGACTGA
- a CDS encoding response regulator transcription factor, which translates to MSPHQATQSLYPSRAESLPLTRREQDVLRELAKGNSNKHIARALFISAYTVDGYVKVIYRKLGVRNRSMAAVMAVHHGLVAEQFPTSVNG; encoded by the coding sequence ATGTCGCCACATCAAGCCACTCAAAGCCTGTACCCGTCGCGCGCTGAATCCCTGCCACTCACCCGCCGCGAGCAGGATGTGCTCCGAGAGCTCGCCAAGGGCAACAGCAACAAGCACATCGCCAGAGCGCTGTTCATCAGCGCGTACACGGTGGATGGTTACGTCAAAGTGATCTATCGAAAGCTGGGCGTGCGCAACCGGTCAATGGCCGCCGTGATGGCGGTGCACCATGGCCTGGTGGCGGAGCAATTTCCGACGTCTGTCAATGGTTGA
- a CDS encoding efflux RND transporter permease subunit yields the protein MPRLEQIADTWSRWLIKAPWWWTALAIGLALGAMSGLPGLRFTTDYQVYFSDDNPALQAQQALERHFGSRHTVVLAVSADSGSLFENPRLDALRALTDDMALMPFATGASSLTNFHTPRADGDDLTAEALVPDGPFSAEELTLLQREALAEPRVLHGLLGESGEVTAVVGYFELPGQDGDAETAEVNAAIRALARQFEADNAGLSTYQIGSLPFNQAMADAANFDLRNRYPLALVLMILLLWWSLRGFSPMFITLGVIGLSTLTALGVAGHLGLQLTTASMAAPLIILTLSVSDCVHVLSSYFKIRHESDASPAEALTRALRINLLGLGLTTLTTVVGFVSFNLNDSPPFRDLGNLVAIGVTAALFYSLTLLPAWLLITRPAGRPLRTLQLARIADFVIRRQRPIRRVGMVIVLLLTAAIPLNRFGDDYVKFFSPVLDFRQDTEFVGQHLMGVQFLEYAVPSGADGGISEPAYLERLQAFADWLRDQPGVRKVSTVNELLMRLNQVMHADDPQKYRLPTQRDMAAQYLLLFELALPSGSDLSHLVNFNKSVSRVTLGLNEMTNEDVRQLDNRAQAWMAANWPAEMQTTGTGVPVMFARIAQRNFQAMLWGNLITFSLVALIFILAFRHWRIGAISLVPNFAPMLMGFGLWGLLVGEVGMSLAVVVSLTLGIVVDDSIHFLARFMQGRRDRGLSPEGAVRHAFGDVGSALWITTATLAAGFACLSASSFLLSAHLGMLTVMIIVLALIADFLLLPALLLWFDREGKPSLPVPASGPPQP from the coding sequence ATGCCGCGTCTCGAGCAGATTGCCGACACTTGGAGCCGCTGGCTGATCAAAGCCCCGTGGTGGTGGACGGCGCTGGCCATCGGGCTGGCGCTGGGCGCCATGAGCGGCCTGCCGGGATTGCGTTTCACCACCGACTACCAGGTCTATTTCAGCGACGACAACCCGGCGCTGCAGGCACAGCAAGCACTGGAGCGCCACTTCGGCAGCCGCCATACCGTGGTGCTGGCGGTGTCGGCCGACAGCGGCTCGCTGTTCGAAAATCCGCGCCTCGATGCCCTGCGCGCACTCACCGATGACATGGCGCTGATGCCGTTCGCCACCGGTGCCAGCAGCCTCACCAACTTTCACACCCCGCGTGCCGATGGCGATGACCTGACGGCCGAAGCGCTGGTGCCGGACGGCCCGTTCAGCGCCGAAGAACTTACGCTGCTGCAACGCGAAGCCCTGGCCGAACCGCGCGTGCTGCACGGCCTGCTCGGCGAATCGGGCGAGGTGACTGCCGTGGTCGGCTACTTCGAGTTGCCGGGGCAGGATGGCGACGCCGAAACCGCCGAAGTCAACGCGGCCATCCGCGCCTTGGCCCGCCAGTTCGAGGCCGACAACGCCGGGCTGTCGACGTATCAAATCGGCTCGCTGCCGTTCAACCAGGCGATGGCCGACGCCGCCAATTTCGATCTGCGCAACCGCTACCCGCTGGCATTGGTGTTGATGATTCTGCTGCTGTGGTGGTCACTGCGCGGCTTCAGCCCCATGTTCATCACATTGGGCGTGATCGGCCTGTCGACGCTCACCGCGCTGGGCGTGGCGGGGCATCTGGGCTTGCAGCTGACCACCGCATCCATGGCCGCGCCGCTGATCATTCTCACCTTGTCGGTGTCGGACTGCGTGCACGTGCTGAGCAGCTATTTCAAGATTCGACATGAGTCAGACGCGAGTCCTGCCGAAGCGCTGACCCGCGCGCTGCGCATCAATCTGTTGGGCCTGGGGCTGACCACGCTGACCACCGTGGTCGGCTTCGTCTCGTTCAACCTCAACGACTCGCCGCCGTTTCGCGACCTGGGCAACCTCGTCGCCATCGGTGTCACGGCGGCACTGTTTTATTCGCTCACCCTGCTGCCGGCATGGCTGTTGATCACCCGCCCGGCCGGGCGACCGCTGCGCACCTTGCAGTTGGCGCGCATTGCCGATTTCGTGATTCGCCGACAGCGGCCGATACGGCGCGTCGGCATGGTCATCGTGCTGCTGCTGACGGCGGCGATTCCGCTCAATCGCTTCGGCGACGACTACGTAAAGTTCTTCAGCCCGGTGCTCGATTTTCGTCAAGACACCGAGTTCGTCGGCCAGCACCTGATGGGCGTGCAATTCCTCGAATACGCCGTGCCCAGTGGCGCCGACGGCGGCATCAGCGAGCCGGCGTATCTCGAACGACTGCAGGCCTTCGCCGACTGGCTGCGTGACCAGCCGGGCGTGCGCAAGGTGTCGACCGTCAACGAGCTGCTGATGCGGCTCAACCAGGTGATGCACGCCGACGATCCGCAAAAGTACCGGCTGCCCACGCAGCGCGACATGGCCGCGCAATATCTGTTGCTGTTCGAGCTGGCCTTGCCGTCGGGGTCTGATCTTTCGCACCTGGTCAACTTCAACAAGTCGGTGTCGCGGGTCACGCTGGGCCTCAACGAGATGACCAACGAAGACGTGCGCCAGCTGGACAACCGTGCGCAGGCGTGGATGGCCGCGAACTGGCCCGCCGAAATGCAGACCACCGGCACCGGCGTGCCGGTGATGTTTGCGCGCATCGCCCAGCGCAATTTTCAGGCGATGCTGTGGGGCAACCTGATCACATTCTCGCTGGTGGCGCTGATCTTCATCCTTGCCTTCCGCCATTGGCGGATCGGCGCCATCAGCTTGGTGCCCAATTTCGCGCCCATGCTCATGGGCTTTGGCCTGTGGGGCCTGTTGGTCGGCGAAGTGGGCATGAGCCTGGCGGTGGTGGTCAGCCTCACCCTGGGCATCGTGGTGGACGACTCCATCCACTTTCTGGCGCGCTTCATGCAGGGCCGTCGTGATCGCGGCCTGTCGCCTGAGGGCGCGGTGCGTCACGCCTTTGGCGATGTCGGCTCGGCCCTGTGGATCACCACCGCGACGCTGGCTGCCGGCTTTGCCTGTCTGTCGGCGTCGAGCTTTCTGCTCAGCGCCCACTTGGGCATGCTCACGGTGATGATTATCGTGCTGGCGTTGATTGCCGATTTCCTGTTGCTACCGGCGTTGTTGCTGTGGTTTGACCGTGAGGGAAAACCGTCGTTGCCCGTGCCTGCGTCGGGCCCGCCGCAGCCCTGA